CAGTGAAACCCTACAATAATGGTTTCTAGATTTTTAAAGATCTgtacaggaagagaaaaaaaattttaaaaaggaacaaaatgacCACATAGTAGTATCAtctattctaattatttttattttatgtgcattagtgttttgccacgggtgccagatcccctggaactagaattacagtcagtgctcttaaccatcaagccatctctccagtcccacatgacttattttaaaagaggaaacttCAAATAGTAAAGATAAGGAAACCATTTTGCACTATACAAGCTAAATGCTTGACTCCTTACACTGGCATTTGGGAACCACACTGCCAGGGACACCAAGCATAATGGCTACAATACAATGGGCTCTTAGGAAATGGCTCATCAAgttcaacaaaatataaacaaatttaaaagtgatttttaccTGGTAATCTCGGAGGCCCACCAATATGATGTCTGAGGTATTTATCCAAACCTACAAAAGAAAAGTCACTgcataatctattttcaataataaagcaaaatcaaGAAATTTCAGATGATTCACTTAGAAACAGATGAGTTCCGAAAGCACTTGGCTATCtactatgaaaacagaaaaatgctgtaCTTTTCTGTCTTTTACCCACCCAAATGTATACAGTTTTCACGATCATTTATTATCCTTGTGAAGGAttgatatcaacaaaataaaatacactctCAACCTGAACCCCACTCTCACTCAGAGCCGGGACTTCCCAGAACCCAAAGGGCCACCTGCCAGGATTCTTTAGTTCTCCTTAAAACTGGAACAGTTCCCTcgccccttccctctttcctaaCACCAGGATGTTCCCCAAATTAGATTTGTTGACTATTTCCTAATGATTCAGATTCAGACCAAATGTTTTGGGCAGGAATACAACACAAGTGAGGGAAATGATTCTTTAAACAATGTAATCTATAAAATGATCACTATGGTCTTCTACTGGACTTACACCAATATCCTCAGGTCCATAAAATCTGTAGAGGTGGGAGGCTGGACATGTAGCTCAGTGATTGAAGTGTGGTTGTGCGTAACATGTTAAGGGGCCCTGGGGTGGCTCCCcgcaacacacaaacacacacccctaCCTGTAAAGGCATTTCCTCTACCCTCCTCTACATCTTCTACATTTTCACATTGGAACAAAACAACTGTTCTGTCTACACACTTACCTTTTTTCTCAATTTCCCTCTGATATGGCATAGTCTCTTCACACCATCGAAACACATTGCTTCTAATCGTCCATTTCCCAACATTTTGATTACCTGAGCATATTCTATGTGGATGGAgtaggggagaaaaaaaggaatgaaatattgCTAGCTTTTTTTGATGAAAGCACCTTTTATGTCCATTGAAAATTGACAAGAACATGTGACTGCACTGGTTAGGGATAAATATATATTgggcaaatataaaataaatacaagggaGTTAAACACTTGGCTAGTTAATGGTTGAACCAGAAACAAGACTTTGTAATATAACAACCTGGGTCTGTTATTAGATGTTTTAATTATCTACTTGTTTTCAGTAAGGAGACAGACTGACTCCTGCCCTTGTGACCACGCACTACGTCTAGAGATCAAAGGTGCCATGTCCCAGTATGTACACTATACCTCATACAGTTCACATTCAGATCTTTACCTGTTTCATAGCCTTATTTCTTTGAATCCTTAGAACAATCTCATGGAATCCTCAGTCCAAGTACTTTAAATGTTAGTGATATCCTTGCTGAATCAGTATAACAATAATTATTCTTAGAAAGCCAGAATTATCTTTTACTTGGGTAAAATACCAAATTATTATTATNNNNNNNNNNNNNNNNNNNNNNNNNNNNNNNNNNNNNNNNNNNNNNNNNNNNNNNNNNNNNNNNNNNNNNNNNNNNNNNNNNNNNNNNNNNNNNNNNNNNNNNNNNNNNNNNNNNNNNNNNNNNNNNNNNNNNNNNNNNNNNNNNNNNNNNNNNNNNNNNNNNNNNNNNNNNNNNNNNNNNNNNNNNNNNNNNNNNNNNNNNNNNNNNNNNNNNNNNNNNNNNNNNNNNNNNNNNNNNNNNNNNNNNNNNNNNNNNNNNNNNNNNNNNNNatttatttattatgtatacaatattctgtctgtgtgtatgtctgcagaccagaagagggcaccagacctcattacagatggttgtgagccaccatgtggttgccgggatatgcatgtgtatacataacaaataaataaaaaacaaagctatgtataactttaaataataataaagaaataaaaaaaataataaataaataaaaagattgtgctgggcggtggtggtgcacgcctttaattccagcacgcgggaggcaaaggcaggcagatctctttgagttggaggccagcctggtctagaagagctagttccaggacaggctccaaagctacagaaaaaccctgtctagaaaaaccacaaaaaagatTGGGGTAGGGATATCACCATATAGCCTTGGTTAGCCTgaaacctgcctgtctctgcctcccaagtgttgtgattaaaggtatacatTACCCTGCCTAGCCTAAAATGCCAAATTCTTAACTAGAATCCTTTAAAAAGCCAACACCCAACTGTCTGTACAAATAAACTCAGAGGCAAGAAGCCAGAAGTCTAGTCTCTTAGTGAGAAAATGTTTGATTCCCAATACAGAAAAACCAACTAGAAAAATCTAACAAGAACCCAACTACCCAGCCTCTTACCTTGCCCATCCTCTTTGAACACCAGCTCTCGCTTTTCAGATTCATTCTCATTCTTTCCTCTGCGTctgttcttccctccttttcctaaTGAGTTGTTAAAAGAAAAGGTTATCAATCATCTGCAAAACATCCTGCAAAGGAACAGTGATAAACATATACTGTTTAACGGACTTAGAAAACcatctttaggggctggagaaatagcttagtggttaacaacactgactgttcttccaaaggacccaggttcaattcccagtacccacatggcagctcatgacttaTCTGTTATTTCAGTCCTAGAGGATCTGATACCTTGACACCAATGCAtgtaaagttaaattaaaaaagtttataaaaaaagaaagaaaaccatctttaaaactcaattaaatttaaaactcGCCTAATCTGGTCAATCATGTTAAACTTACCACATTCAGGTTTATGTTTCCATGTTACCCTCACCACTCCTCATAGAGTTTTCCCTGGGGACTTTACATCTTAACTAACATcctcatcttttttccttttattaaaaatatttttcagttggGTGGCAGTGCtgtacgtctttaatcccagcactcaggaagcagaggcaggcggatctctgagttcaacaccagcctggtctactagagctagttccaggacaggctacaaagctacacagagaaagcctgtcttgaaccccccccctCAGTTTTTCTTAATATATTCTG
This is a stretch of genomic DNA from Microtus ochrogaster isolate Prairie Vole_2 chromosome X, MicOch1.0, whole genome shotgun sequence. It encodes these proteins:
- the Eif1ax gene encoding eukaryotic translation initiation factor 1A, X-chromosomal, with the translated sequence MPKNKGKGGKNRRRGKNENESEKRELVFKEDGQEYAQVIKMLGNGRLEAMCFDGVKRLCHIRGKLRKKVWINTSDIILVGLRDYQDNKADVILKYNADEARSLKAYGELPEHAKINETDTFGPGDDDEIQFDDIGDDDEDIDDI